The sequence below is a genomic window from Thermoflexus sp..
GGGACTCGGGTTCGTTGCGTTGCTGGCCATGACGGCTTGTGCCCGGGCCACGCCTTCGCCGACGCCCGCGCCCACCCGGCCGCCCGCCACCCCTACGAAGGCGCCGCCCAGCCCGACGCCAACCATGACCCCGACGAAGGCGCCCACGCCTACTCCGACGCAGACGCCGACCCCGACGGCCACGCCCCGGCCTACGCCGAGCAAGGCGGTCACGGTGAAGGTGGGCCAGAGCGCGGCCCTGGGGAAGTTCCTCACCGATGAGCAGGGGTTCACCCTTTATGTGTTTATGAACGACCCGAAGAACACCAGCACCTGCGAGGCGGAGTGTGCGCAGCGATGGCCGCCCTTCCTCACCGCGGGCAGGCCGATCGCTGGCCCGGGGGTGAACGCGGCTCTGCTGGGCACCATCCGCCGCAAGGATGGCACCATTCAGGTCACCTACAACGGCCATCCGCTCTATTACTTCTCGGGCGACGCCAAACCCGGTGATACCAACGGTCAGGGGTTTAACAAGCTCTGGTATGTGATCGGCCCGGATGGAATGCCGATCCAGAAGTAAGAGCCCGTCGGAACGGTGGGGGGAGCGGGCGAGGCATTGAAGGGTGCCCTGCCTGCTCCCCTATACATCCGGGAAGGGATCTGACCATCTTCCGTATTGGGCCCAGCGAGGGAAGTCCTGAGGAAAGGGGGAAACATGGGCGCGTTGCAGCGGTGGAAGAAGGTCATTGGCGCGGCGCTCGGAGGCCTGTTGCTTCTCAGCTGGGGAACCGGGATGGCCTGGCCTCAGGGGGCTCCTCAGACCCGCACGCCTGCCCGTGTCATCGTGCGGGGGACGATCGCTAAAGTGGACCCGGGGGCGAAGACGCTGACCGTGAAGACAGCGAAAGGGGAGATGGTGGAGGTTTCCGGAACGGATAAGACGGCCCTGCTGGTGGTCGGGATCCGCAAGCCGACGTGGGCGGATCTTCATCCCGACGAGCGCGTGCTGGTGGTGGGGACGCGGGCGGACGGGAAGGTGGTGGCACTGCGGATCGGCGTCCGGCCGCCGGTCCGGACCTTCCATGGCACCATTGTGGAAATCAAGGGGAACCGTCTCGTTCTGGAAACGGCGAGGGGGAAAGTAAACCTGCTCACGGATGACCGAACACGCTTCCGCGTCCCCGGGGTGAAGAGCCCTACCCTGAACGATTTCAAGGTGGGGGATCGGGTGAATGCCCTGGGGGTTGGCCACTTCGATGACACCTGGTATGTCACGCTCATGAGCCGGGTTCGCCGAGCTCGGTGAGGTTTGTTCCCTGGAGCTCTGGCGATAGACGGCAGGCTGCTCCTCCTGGAAAGGCGGAGCATGCAAGGGGCGTGGGCCTCTGGAGGCAGCCCCTCTCTTCTAAATGTTTTTTATGTTTTTTATTTTCTGCCCACTGCCCTTCGCGCCGCAGAGAAAGGGCCAGAACAAGGGGGTGGGCGAAAAGGAGAGCGCCAGCGATGATCCGTATCGGTGCGGAAGAGCTATTGCTGATCTTGCTGCTGGCCCTGCTCCTCTTCGGCCCGGGCCGGCTATCGGCGATTGCTCGGGAGCTGGGCCAGAGCGTTCGGGAGTTTCGCCGCGGTCTGACGGAGGAACCCCTCGAGATGCCTCATGCTCAGGGCCGGGAGCCTCCGGAACCTCCCGCTTCTTCATGATTGTGCCGGGCTATTCCTCGTCGGGATCCGTGATGATGCGGATCGGACCGTGGCCGGTGTCGGCTTTCTGGCTTTCCAGAGCCTGGCTGGCGCTTTCCCTTGGCTTGCTGAGCGTCGGCTGGCTTCTGTTGCGCTGCCGCACCCGGCCTGCGGAGCTCTGGCGGATTGAGGGCTGGATCCTCATCGGGGGTCTGGGCCTGGCCCTAATGGGGCTTTTCTTTTTGATCGTGTTCGCCTGGGGCTGATTTCGCCTCCTGGGAGACGGGCGGGCCTTCCCTGATCTGCCCACGCGCCACGAAGCGATTGAGTTGCCGATGGATGGGGGGCTTGATCGGTCAGAGCCCTCGTCAGCCGTGATCAACGTTTTGTATGGGGTGAGGGGACGATGCTCACCATCCAATTCACCAAGAAGGCACTGAAGGCTCTGGAACGGCTGCCGGAGAAGCATCGTCAGCAGATCCTGGAGCATGTGGCATCGCTGGCGGAGGAGATAAACCCCCAACTAACCAAGATCCGGCATGATCGGGGGCTCCTCCTGAGCCGCCGGGCGGGAGAATATCGCCTCTATGTGAAGCGGGGGCCTGGCCTGCTTCAGATCCTGGAGATTCGAAAGCGAAATGATGCATATCGCTGAGGAGGGAGGAGATGGCCGAGATGCAAGGATCCAGCTCCGAAATATCGGAATATCTCATGGCGCTGAGCAGCGCAGATGATGCGGCTGTGCATGCTGCCCGCCGAGCGCTGGTGGCCAGGGGAGCTCAAGTTGTGGAGGCACTCTGGGCGGCCAGGGCCCAGGCCGATGATTCCCTCCGCTGGGAGATCACCCGAACGCTGGTAGAAATCCGGGATCCGCAGGTGGCGGATCGGCTGGTCCAGATCCTGATGGATGACCCGGACCCCGGCATTCGATGGATGGCCGCGGAGGGGCTGGTGAGCCTGGGGGAAGCCAGCCTGCGCCCGCTGCTGGAGGCGCTGGTTCATCATTCCGACTCCGCATGGCTTCGCCAGGGCGCCCATCACGTGTTGAAAGCGCTGACGACAGGACCATGGGAATCCGCCCTTCGCCCGGTTCTGCAGGCCCTGGAGGGCCTGGAACCCACTCTGCAGGTCCCGCCGGCAGCTCAGCAGGCGTTGATGAGCCTGGGTTTGCTTCGATCAGGCCCTGCCTTGTGAAACCGAGATGTTGAGCTGGATCGAGCAGGCTGTAAAAGGGAAGGCCGCTTTCAGCAGCCCCCTTACGGAACAACTTGAACGGCGTCCCGCCCCTCAACGGGCACGCCCTCCCGGGTTTGCCCCCGGAGCACGCCTACGGTGTGCTCCGGGCGGAAGCCCATCTGATCAACCCGGAAATAACAAAGAAGGTCCGCCAGCCCATCCCCATTGAGATCCCCTGCGGTCGTTTGACAGTTCACCACGGGAGCCTCAGCCCCGGTTGGGCCGAAGGTCATACGGGTCCGATCCAGATCCACTGTGGCCATGAAACCGGGCTCCGAGAGGATGGCGACCGGCAGGACCACCGGGCGGTTGAGCGGAATGCGATTAGGGACGGTTCCCGGCTGGACATCGATGCGGATCCGGAGCAGCGGACAAACCGGCCCGGGCGGTTCGCTCAACCAGGGCTCGAAATCGATATGATCGCCTGCTCGATCCCCTCCGCCGAAGGGGTTGCGCAGGTCATGCAGGGGACCTGATGCGTTCCCCCACCCGTTGAACTCCGCGGCCATCACGGTCCCATCGGTCGCTGCGTTCCGCGCCCCCATGGCGTTCCCTGTAATTTCATTGCATCGGAAAACCGTTCCGGTCCCGGGGAAAGAGGCCTCGCTGTTGAAGGATAGGGCGATGCCGTTGCGGGTTAGGCGGTTGTGCTCCACCTGCGTGTAGGGCGAGCGATCGACGGTAATGCCGCTGCCGGCGTTGTCATGCACCTGGTTGCGAGCCACGGTGGTCCAGTAAGCCGCTTGGCCTGGCGCGAGGCTGAAACCTCGGATCCCATGGCCGGCAAGGTTCAGGATCTCGTTTTCAACCACCTGATTGCCCTCCGCAACACCATTGCCCACATCCGCCCCGTGCACGATAATG
It includes:
- a CDS encoding DUF5666 domain-containing protein, whose amino-acid sequence is MGALQRWKKVIGAALGGLLLLSWGTGMAWPQGAPQTRTPARVIVRGTIAKVDPGAKTLTVKTAKGEMVEVSGTDKTALLVVGIRKPTWADLHPDERVLVVGTRADGKVVALRIGVRPPVRTFHGTIVEIKGNRLVLETARGKVNLLTDDRTRFRVPGVKSPTLNDFKVGDRVNALGVGHFDDTWYVTLMSRVRRAR
- a CDS encoding twin-arginine translocase TatA/TatE family subunit — protein: MIRIGAEELLLILLLALLLFGPGRLSAIARELGQSVREFRRGLTEEPLEMPHAQGREPPEPPASS
- a CDS encoding type II toxin-antitoxin system RelE family toxin, which produces MLTIQFTKKALKALERLPEKHRQQILEHVASLAEEINPQLTKIRHDRGLLLSRRAGEYRLYVKRGPGLLQILEIRKRNDAYR
- a CDS encoding HEAT repeat domain-containing protein; protein product: MAEMQGSSSEISEYLMALSSADDAAVHAARRALVARGAQVVEALWAARAQADDSLRWEITRTLVEIRDPQVADRLVQILMDDPDPGIRWMAAEGLVSLGEASLRPLLEALVHHSDSAWLRQGAHHVLKALTTGPWESALRPVLQALEGLEPTLQVPPAAQQALMSLGLLRSGPAL
- a CDS encoding right-handed parallel beta-helix repeat-containing protein, which translates into the protein MALDPSPDTILRPAELAPAGVWILGDGNTFEGFVVEDKAPDPPAHPHPHTLILVQGDRNIIRANRLIGRGNAGQPDEDIIVHGADVGNGVAEGNQVVENEILNLAGHGIRGFSLAPGQAAYWTTVARNQVHDNAGSGITVDRSPYTQVEHNRLTRNGIALSFNSEASFPGTGTVFRCNEITGNAMGARNAATDGTVMAAEFNGWGNASGPLHDLRNPFGGGDRAGDHIDFEPWLSEPPGPVCPLLRIRIDVQPGTVPNRIPLNRPVVLPVAILSEPGFMATVDLDRTRMTFGPTGAEAPVVNCQTTAGDLNGDGLADLLCYFRVDQMGFRPEHTVGVLRGQTREGVPVEGRDAVQVVP